In a single window of the Halalkalicoccus tibetensis genome:
- a CDS encoding carbohydrate ABC transporter permease, whose product MSRRNQEYPGYGGTAYQLQRKLLVAFTILFGVFLILPLFWMVNGSLSTNATAREIIFSPSGFTFENYIRVFQEYPAERWLLNSIIVAVAVTLFNVVFDTLAGYSLARFDYRGREKLFLLFVSTMMVPTMVLLVPLYLIIANLGLTNTHLGLIIVFVANPFGIFLLRQHFKGMPASLGEAARMDGCNELQVFYKIYLPQAKSAVATLTIFVFLWTWNNFEWPLIIMQTSEMYTLPVALFALRGTYAVEWGSILAIALILVGPILLLFIFLQDYFEKGMTLSGMKG is encoded by the coding sequence ATGTCACGCAGAAATCAAGAGTATCCCGGTTACGGCGGGACAGCGTATCAATTACAGAGAAAACTCCTAGTTGCGTTCACGATACTGTTCGGTGTCTTCCTGATCCTCCCCCTATTTTGGATGGTCAACGGTTCGCTTTCAACGAATGCGACGGCTAGAGAGATCATTTTTTCTCCGAGCGGTTTCACATTTGAAAACTATATACGGGTATTCCAAGAGTATCCAGCTGAGCGATGGCTTCTTAATTCGATAATTGTGGCTGTTGCTGTCACCTTATTCAATGTTGTCTTTGACACCTTAGCAGGGTACTCACTAGCGAGATTCGATTATAGGGGGCGAGAAAAATTATTCCTACTATTTGTTTCGACTATGATGGTTCCGACTATGGTACTCTTGGTCCCTCTTTATTTGATAATAGCAAATTTGGGACTTACCAATACCCATCTCGGTTTGATCATTGTATTTGTCGCAAACCCTTTTGGCATATTTTTGCTACGGCAACATTTCAAAGGTATGCCAGCTTCGCTTGGAGAAGCCGCCAGAATGGACGGCTGTAACGAGTTACAGGTATTCTACAAGATCTATCTACCGCAAGCTAAGTCAGCAGTTGCAACGCTCACAATCTTTGTTTTCTTATGGACCTGGAACAACTTCGAATGGCCCTTAATTATCATGCAAACTTCGGAGATGTACACATTGCCCGTAGCATTGTTTGCACTTCGTGGAACCTATGCAGTTGAATGGGGTTCGATTTTAGCGATCGCTCTAATCCTAGTCGGACCGATTCTACTTCTATTTATTTTTCTACAAGATTATTTCGAGAAGGGCATGACGTTAAGTGGTATGAAAGGGTAG
- a CDS encoding sugar ABC transporter permease, which translates to MSPSSFKEKVLDNDDRLYGYLFVLPDLMTFIAFLFIPVATAFILSLFEWSTLGGAQGWVGLDNYINLLKPYPWENNFAPLRSPEANLWWYAVRNTVIYITGVVPLAVYGGLGAALLLDSDIPGEDIVRAMYFIPVMLSPAAIAIIWRWILADQGIANEYLSLIGLSHNWATSTATALPSVMLMAIWANIGFNMIIYLSGLQNIPSELYDAARIDGAGTWEKFRNVTWPNLNDITFFVIVLAIINGFQVFAYAYVFAQGGPYNATTTIVVYIYQRGFGAGDLGSASAMAVMLFIFIFLFSYYQYTQRNQQEVSY; encoded by the coding sequence ATGAGCCCATCATCGTTTAAGGAGAAGGTGTTAGACAATGATGACCGTTTGTATGGATATCTATTTGTACTACCAGATTTAATGACATTTATCGCGTTTTTATTTATTCCTGTAGCAACTGCATTTATACTATCGCTTTTCGAATGGAGCACGTTAGGCGGTGCTCAGGGCTGGGTAGGACTTGATAATTATATCAATCTCTTGAAACCCTATCCATGGGAAAATAACTTTGCCCCGCTTCGCTCACCTGAGGCAAATTTATGGTGGTACGCGGTAAGGAACACTGTGATATACATAACTGGGGTGGTTCCCTTAGCAGTGTATGGTGGCTTAGGTGCTGCATTGCTATTAGACTCAGATATCCCTGGCGAAGATATCGTCCGAGCAATGTATTTCATTCCAGTCATGTTAAGCCCCGCCGCTATAGCTATTATTTGGCGCTGGATTCTTGCAGATCAGGGGATTGCCAATGAATATTTAAGTCTAATCGGCCTTAGTCATAATTGGGCGACTAGTACGGCTACTGCTCTACCCAGTGTGATGCTGATGGCTATTTGGGCAAATATCGGATTTAATATGATTATATATCTGTCTGGACTCCAGAATATTCCCTCTGAATTATATGATGCAGCACGAATTGATGGGGCCGGAACGTGGGAAAAGTTCCGTAACGTCACTTGGCCTAATTTAAACGATATAACTTTCTTCGTGATTGTGTTAGCAATAATCAATGGATTCCAGGTCTTTGCGTATGCGTACGTCTTTGCTCAAGGAGGCCCATATAATGCGACAACAACGATCGTTGTCTACATCTATCAAAGAGGATTTGGCGCTGGTGACTTAGGATCAGCATCAGCAATGGCTGTTATGTTATTTATCTTCATCTTCCTATTCAGCTATTACCAGTATACTCAAAGAAACCAACAAGAGGTGAGCTATTGA